Genomic segment of Blastopirellula marina:
GCACGTACAATCATCCTTGGTAAGTACTGAAGTCGATTCGATTTTCCCCTGAAGGAGCGTTTCCCATGGCAAGTTTCAACCGAGTTATTCTGGTCGGGAACCTGACGCGGGATATCGATTTGCGATATGTCTCCGGTGGTGGAACAGCCGTTACTGAGCTGGGTCTGGCGGTTAACGATCGACGTAAGACACAATCGGGCGAATGGGTCGATGAAACGACCTTCGTAGACGTAACCTTGTGGGGACGTACTGCGGAAATCGCCAGTGAATACTTAAGCAAGGGCTCGTCCGTATTGATCGAAGGACGGCTCAAGCTTGACACGTGGGAAACAGACGGTCAGAAGCGATCCAAGCTTCGCGTGGTTGGCGAGAAGATGCAAATGCTCGGCGGCCGCGACGGAGGCGGTGGCGGCGGTGGTCGAAGCGGCGGGCCTTCCCGACCAGCTCGACAATCCCAACCACAAGGCGGCGGTCGCGGTGGTTATGACCAATCGTCTGGATCCGACTATGACTCGTACGATGACGGCAGCTTTGGGGGAGCAGGTTCCCAGGGAGCAGCCGACGATGATATTCCGTTCTAATGAAAAGTCTGGCGAAGCCCGCCCGGCATCACGCGAACGGTTGACTGAATCAACCAAGAGCAAACGCCAAATCACTGGCAACTATTGGAATAGACAAACACCATGCCAACTCGATCTGAAAAGCACAAAGCACGTCCCTGGAAGCGATTGCCAAAAGGCAAGAACGGCGGTATCGAACTGCTGTTGATCCAGTCGGTTGACCACCTCGGCAAGCCGGGCGATGTCGTGGAAGTGCGTCCTGGTTACGCCAATAATTACCTGATCCCGCAAGGCTTGGCGACGATCGCCACAAGCCATCACAAGCGGATGGTCGAAAAGCACAAGGCCAAGTTGGTCGAGATCGAGAAGTCGCGTTTGGCTGGTCTCCGTGCGATCGCCGACTTGTTGAATCGCCAAAGCGTTACGATCGAAGCCAACGCCAACGACGAAGGTCACCTGTACGGAAGCGTCGGTCAGGTCGAGATCGTTCACGCGTTGAAAGAGCAGAACTTCACCGTTACTCCAGATCAGGTTCGCCTGCAGGGTCCGCTGAAGGAACTCGGTTTGTATACCGTCAAGATTCACCTTCATGCCGAAATTGAATCGGAATTGAAGGTTTGGGTTGTTCCGACCGTTTCTGGTGAGTAGTATCAACCAGATGGTCCCGTGCGAAGTTCGCACTGAGTTTATCCGTGCCAAATAGCACCATGCTAATAGCACGCTACGGCTTGGCTCTTGAGCCCCTAATCGGTTCGAGCCACGCCGGTCTTAGTAAGTCGCACTCCCTTTTTAGTCCGCTCGATAGCGAGAACTCGGTCACGGTGGTTGGCGAAACACCTGACCTTGATTGTTCCGCTCGCGGATCCGAAAAAAACTCCTCGGCCTCCCCGAGGAGTTTTTTTATGCCCTCAGTTCCCATTCCATTTTGTGATGCAAACTGGCCGGGCCCCTAAATCTAGCAATCGCATTGTCCTGACCCATTCGTGCGGTAGGATGGTTGTCGACCAGCAATCACACCAACTTTTTGTAGCGGCGCACGGAGCACCAACGTGGCAACAGGCGGTAAATCAAAGCAATCGAAGCAGCGGCGATTTGACGACCGGGAGGAAGTCGCCACCAATCTCTTCGACAAGCAGCCGCCGTGTAGCGTTGAAGCCGAGCAGTGCGTGCTGGGAAGTATCATTCTTTTGCCGGACGTCTTGGACGACGTCATCATGGTTGTCCGGCCCGAGGATTTTTACGACGAAGCGAACAAGAAGCTTTTTGAGCACATGGTCGATCTGCACAACAGCGGCCGAAAGATCGACACCACGCTTCTGACTGAGCATCTTCGAAATGCCGGCGACTGGGAATTCATTGGTGGGACAGCTTACTTGGCGAAAGTGGCTCGCAGTGTGCCTCATGCGGCGCACGCGGTCAGTTACGCCGAGATCGTTCGTAAAAAGGCGACGAGCCGAAATCTGATTCTCGCCGCGACCGATATTCTACAAGACGCCTACCAAGAAGCCGGAAAACCGGAAGAACTTGTTGGGCGAGCGGAGCAAAAGATCTTCTCCATTCTCGATGGACGCGACAATCGCAGCATGGCCAGCATGCGTGAGATCGTGACCGAGGCCATGGAACGAATCGATGCCCGTCTCCGTGGTGAAACATCCAACGGTGTATTGACCGGCTTCACCGACATCGATGAGATGACGAGTGGATTTCATGGCAGCCAGCTCCTCATTTTGGCCGCTCGCCCGGCGATGGGCAAAACGGCCTTCGCCATGAACATTGCCGAGAATATCGCGGTACACGACAAGATCCCAGTGCTTTTTGTCAGCTTAGAAATGGGATCGGTCGAACTTTGTGATCGTCTGCTTTGTAGCGTCGCTAAAGTTAATGGTCACCGTCTGCGAAATGGAACACTCAGTAACGAAGATCGAGCCAAGCTGATCGAGCGTTCTTCGCTCGTCGCAGAGGCACCGCTCTTTGTGGATGACTCGCCAAGTCGAACGGTCGCAGAAATCGCGGCTTCGGCCCGGCGGATCATGCGTAACGAACGCCGCTTAGGCTTGATCGTCATCGACTATTTGCAACTCATCGAGCCTGATAATGCCAACGATCCACGTCAGGAACAGGTCGCCAAGATCGCCCGACGTTTGAAAGGTTTGGCCCGTGAAATGAACGTGCCGATCTTGTGCTTGGCCCAGCTCAATCGTCAGGCTGAAGCTTCGAAAGACAATAAGCCGAAGCTGAGCCACCTGCGAGAATCAGGGGCCATCGAGCAGGATGCCGA
This window contains:
- the ssb gene encoding single-stranded DNA-binding protein, translated to MASFNRVILVGNLTRDIDLRYVSGGGTAVTELGLAVNDRRKTQSGEWVDETTFVDVTLWGRTAEIASEYLSKGSSVLIEGRLKLDTWETDGQKRSKLRVVGEKMQMLGGRDGGGGGGGRSGGPSRPARQSQPQGGGRGGYDQSSGSDYDSYDDGSFGGAGSQGAADDDIPF
- the rplI gene encoding 50S ribosomal protein L9 yields the protein MPTRSEKHKARPWKRLPKGKNGGIELLLIQSVDHLGKPGDVVEVRPGYANNYLIPQGLATIATSHHKRMVEKHKAKLVEIEKSRLAGLRAIADLLNRQSVTIEANANDEGHLYGSVGQVEIVHALKEQNFTVTPDQVRLQGPLKELGLYTVKIHLHAEIESELKVWVVPTVSGE
- the dnaB gene encoding replicative DNA helicase, which translates into the protein MATGGKSKQSKQRRFDDREEVATNLFDKQPPCSVEAEQCVLGSIILLPDVLDDVIMVVRPEDFYDEANKKLFEHMVDLHNSGRKIDTTLLTEHLRNAGDWEFIGGTAYLAKVARSVPHAAHAVSYAEIVRKKATSRNLILAATDILQDAYQEAGKPEELVGRAEQKIFSILDGRDNRSMASMREIVTEAMERIDARLRGETSNGVLTGFTDIDEMTSGFHGSQLLILAARPAMGKTAFAMNIAENIAVHDKIPVLFVSLEMGSVELCDRLLCSVAKVNGHRLRNGTLSNEDRAKLIERSSLVAEAPLFVDDSPSRTVAEIAASARRIMRNERRLGLIVIDYLQLIEPDNANDPRQEQVAKIARRLKGLAREMNVPILCLAQLNRQAEASKDNKPKLSHLRESGAIEQDADVVMFVHREEYYHSGEERDQYTGQAEIIIGKQRAGPVGEVKLTWLKDFTRFENAFDREPDDFSAFNQGEGGF